CATGAGGCGATGCGACCACACCAGCATTGTGACGGCAGCCTGCCGTGCTCCACTCGCCACGACAGCGAACGGTGCCGGAATCAAGCCGATCGGCCTTCCGGGTCCACGGACCCCCGCAAGGCTGATGCGGTTGTGGCTCCTGCCGTGATCAGCGCGCCGACCGCGGCGACCGCGGTGGCGGCGAGCCCGCGGACGACGCCGGCGAGTATCACCGCGTCGTCGGCCTCCAGCTGCACGTCACAGCAGCGCACCTCGATGGTCGGGTAGCGCTCGGAGAGCCGGGCCTGCCAGTACAGCTGCCCCCGGTCCGGGATCACCCCGGGTTCCACCAGCGCATCGGCTCGCGCCTCGTAGTCCGCGAGCCCCGCGAAGTGCGGTGGTGGGCCGCTGACCGGCCAGCGGCCGAAGACGATCGTTCGCCAGCCGGCGAAGCCGGTGTCCCGCCCGTCCCACAGGGGCCCGTTCGCGGACATCGCCAGAAGCGTGGGAAGCCAGACGCGCAGCCGGTTCAGGACGGCCAGCCCGGTTTCGCGGTCGGGCATGCCCACGTGGACGTGCATCCCGCAGATCAGCTGCTCGTCGACCAGCATCCGCGCCTCTTGTTGCATCTTCAAATATCTCGCCGTGCTGGTGATGGGTACCGGTACGGCGTCCCTGACCGGCGCGGTGGCAGAGATGGCGATGCGGCAGCCGTTCGCCTGCGCGGCGAAGGCGACCGCGTGGCGCAACCGCAGGAGATGGCCTCCCAGCTCCTCGAGAGTGGTGCACACAGGGGTGGCGACTTCGATCTGAGCCTGCAGCAGCTCGTCCTGGACCTCGCGCTCTTCCGCGATGGGTGCCAGGCGGGCCGTGGCACGCACCTCCTGCACGAGCGGTGTGGGAAGGAGTGTCTCCGGGCGACCAGCAACTACTCCTCTTCGACCCCAACAGTGATCACGCTGGGTGTTACCCCGAACCAGCTGTAATCACCCACCTGAAGGGCGATTACAGCACAATGATGCGCAAACCGTTGCTCCTCGCGTGAGTTCGGTGCAGGTGGAATTTCCGTACCGCGCCGTGCAAGCAGACCCCCCCGGGCGGAGCCGGATCCGCCCCCAACGTGCCTCGCCCGACCGAGTTTGCGGTCCTTTCACCCAGCGGTCTCGGCGACGGGTGAAAACTGACCGCTGAACGGCGGATCAACGGTGACCCACCTCGCGATCGTCTGATCATCCTGATCTTCATTGAGGGTCAGGAGGAGAGGGTGATTTCCGTGGAGGACTGGGCTGAGATCCGGCGACTGCACCGGGCCGAGCACATGCCGATCCGGGCGATCGCCCGGCATCTGGGCATCTCGAAGAACACGGTGAAACGCGCCCTGGCCACCGACCGGCCGCCCGTCTACCAGCGTCCGCTGAAGGGCTCGGCGGTGGACGCGTTCGAGCCCGCCATCCGCGAGCTGCTGAAACAGACCCCGACGATGCCCGCCACCGTCATCGCCGAGCGGATCGGCTGGGAGCGCGGGCTGACGATCCTCAAGGAGCGCGTGCGCGAGCTCCGGCCGTCCTGCCTGCCGGTCGACCCGGTCTCGCGGACGGTCTACCAGCCCGGCGAGCTCGCCCAGTGCGACCTGTGGTTCCCACCGGTGGACATCCCGCTCGGCTACGGTCAGTCCGGCCGGCCTCCGGTCCTGGTCATCGTCTCGGGGTATTCGCGGGTGATCACGGCCCGGATGCTGCCCTCCCGGCAGACCGGCGACCTGATCGATGGACACTGGCGCCTGCTGGCCGACGGCTGGGGAGCCGTCCCGAAGATGCTGGTCTGGGACAACGAAGCCGGGATCGGCAAGGGCAGGCTGACCAGCGAGTTCGCCGCGTTCGCCGGACTTCTCGCCGTGAAGGTTCACCTCTGCCGGCCCCGCGACCCGGAGGCGAAGGGCCTGGTCGAGCGGGCGAACGGCTACCTGGAGACCAGCTTTCTGCCCGGGCGGACCTTCACCGGCCCGGACGGCTTCAACACCCAGTTGACCGCCTGGCTGCAGATCGCCAACCGGCGCCAGCACCGCGTCATCGCCGCCCGGCCGGTGGACCGCTGGGAGGCCGACCGCGCGGCGATGCTCGCCATCCCGCCGGTCACCCCGCCGCACTGGTGGCGTTTCCACACCCGTATCGGCCGAGACCACTACATCCGCGTCGACACCAACGACTACTCCGTCCACCCCGGCGCCATCGGCAAGAGGGTCATGGTCCGCGCCGACAACGAGGAGGTCACCGTCATCGCCGGCAGCGACATCGTGGCCCGACACGCCCGCTGCTGGGCCAAACACCAGTCGATCACCGACCCCGACCACGCCGCCGCGGCCCAAGTTCTGCGCGGCGAAGTGATCCACCAGCGGGCGGCCCGCGCGGCCGCCGCCCGGGCCGCGGTCCTGGCCCCGGACAGCCTCGGCATCGAGGTCGAGCAACGCGAACTGGGCACCTACGACCGCATGTTCACCCTCATCGAGGGCGGCGCCGGAAAGGAGGACACCTGATGACCCGCACCGCCACGAAGACCACGGCCGACAAGGCGAGGACGGACGGCCAGGCGACCCGAACCGGCCGGCAGACCGCCGCCGACCTCGCCTTCCTCGCCCGCGCCCTGAAGGCACCCGCCCTCCTGGACGCCGCCGAGCGCCTGGCCGAACGTGCCCAGGCCGAGTCCTGGACCCACACCGAGTACCTGGTCGCCTGCCTGCAACGCGAGGTCTCGGCCCGCGACAGCCACGGCGGCGAGGGCCGCATCCGCGCCGCCCGCTTCCCCGCCATCAAGACCATCGAGGAACTCGATCTCACCCATCTGCGCGGCCTGACGCGCCAACAACTCGCCCACCTGGGAACATTGGACTTCATAGCGGCCAAGGAGAACGCCGTCTTCCTCGGCCCGCCGGGCACCGGCAAGACCCACCTCGCCACCGGCCTCGCGGTCCGGGCCTGCCAGGCCGGCCACCGCGTCGCGTTCGCCACCGCCGCCCAGTGGGTCGACCGCCTCGCCGCCGCCCACCAGACCGGCCGCCTCCAGGACGAGCTGGTCAAGCTCGGCCGCTATCCGCTGATCGTGGTGGATGAGGTCGGCTACATCCCCTTCGAGGCCGAGGCCGCGAACCTGTTCTTCCAGCTCGTCTCGAACCGCTACGAGAGGGCCAGCGTGATCGTCACCTCGAACAAGCCCTTCGGACGCTGGGGAGAGACCTTCGGCGACGAGACCGTCGCCGCCGCCATGATCGACCGACTCGTCCACCACGCCGAGGTCCACTCCCTCAAAGGCGATTCCTACCGCATGCGGGGCCGCGAACTTGGCCGCATCCCCACCGCCACCGACAACGACTGACAAGACCACCGACGACGCGAGGGTCAGAACTCAACCGCCCAAACTGGGTCACGGTTCAGCCGCCGCCGACAAGCGGTGGCCGCTCTCAAGGAAGAACGGTGTCGGCTCGCCATGTCCGTGACTGTCTGGAACAGGGCTTTGCGCCGGCTCCATGGCCTGTGCGCGGAAACGATGAGAGGCGGCTACGCGCTAGGCGAGCACCCGATGGTGGGAATTCCCGCAGCCGGACCTTTGGGTGCGGTGGCACGTACATCCCCTCCCGGCACGAGGGCGAGCTGGACTTGGTCGTCGGCGACTGCACGAGCAGCTACGGGGATGAGGTGCGGGGCGGCTTCCGATGGCGCCCGGGGACTTCCTCGACGAGAACTACATCAGCCGCAAGGCAGAGCTGCAGTCCGCGAGTCTGGAGCTCAGTCGGGAGGTCTCCCGCTACTGGACGCAGAGCCCGGGACTCACGTTCGGTTCGACACCGACATGAGGCTGGTGGCCAGGATCCGCAGGACGCGGAGATCTGGGAGCCAGACCAGCGACGATTGAGGTGGGCGTGATCAGCACGGTCGATGCGGTGCTCGTTGCCGTCCGACACGTGAGGCACCCGTTCGGCCCCTTGTGGGTGGGACGGGTACCGGTGCCTCATGGTGTGGTTTGGCTCAGGCGCGCTGCTTATGGCGCTCCGAGGGAAGGCGGTGGCCGGTCTGTCGCTCAACTTTCCCTGGGGGCGCCGCGCACGGTTGCATCATCTCGGGTACCTCTTCCCAGCGACTCGCCGGGGACACGCCATCCGGTTGGCCGACCGTCCTTGCAGGTGCGGCAAGCTGCAGTCAGCTGGTAGATCGCCTCGACGTCGAGCATCGTGATCAGCAGGACAGGAACGGAATGAGCCTTGGACGAAGGCCCTTGCGTGAACGCGTTGCGCCGCGGTAACACCACGGCCGAAACCGTTCCGCCCATTGGGCGCCCGCCGACCTTTCCCCTGCCGCCTCCTCCGGCCACCAGGAAACAGGAGAAGCCGAGCATATGACGCGAGAGACCCCCTCCTGCTGCACCCCCGACCGTCGTAGGGGAGTGTCTGGCGAGTCAGGGCCGTCCATGGCCACCGCTCGGCCGCCCGACCAGTCCGGCGCGGCTCCCGCCGACCCGCGTGAGATCCGGCTGGACGGTGGCTGGTTCCGCATGGGCAGCGATGACGTGCTCGCCTATTCTGCGGACGGCGAGGGTCCGGTACGACGGGTCAAGGTCAGCCCTTTCGCCATTGATCCGCACTGCGTCAGCAACGCGCGCTTCGCCTTGTTCGTGGCCGCCACCGGCCATGTAACCGATGCCGAGCGCTATGGGGCCTCGTTCGTCTTCGGCGGCCTGCTGCCCGACGACTTCCCGCCCACACGGGCGGTCGCCGCCGCTCCGTGGTGGCGCGAGGTGCTCGGCGCCGACTGGCGGCACCCGCACGGCCCCGACTCCGACCTCGACGGACGCGCGGAGCACCCGGTGGTGCATGTCTCCTGGAACGACGCCCTCGCGTACTGCACCTGGGCAGGCCGAAAGCTGCCCACCGAGGCCGAATGGGAGTACGCCGCCCGAGGCGGGCTCGAACAGCAGCCCTTCCCGTGGGGCGACGAACTCCGCCCCGGCGGCCGGCACCGCATGAACGTGTGGAACGGCACCTTCCCCGACCACAACACCCGTGAAGACGGCTACCTCGGCACCTGCCCCGTGGACGCCTTCCCCCCGAACGGCTACGGCCTCCACAACACGACCGGCAACGTCTGGGAGTGGACGGCCGACTGGTTCCACCCCGTCTGGCACGCCACCGGCCCCCGCGAGGACCCGACCGGCCCACCGACCGGTGACGCGCGCGCCCTTCGCGGGGGCTCCTACCTCTGCCACGCCTCGTACTGCCGCCGCTATCGGGTCTCCGCCCGGATGCCCAACACGCCAGACTCCTCCACCGGCAACATCGGCTTTCGCTGTGCAGGTCCGACTGGCGGATGCCGGCCCAAGCCGGGGGATGCTGCTTCGGCCGGAAGGCCGGATCTCGCATCCCCTTGTCAGGGAACGGACGGCGGTGCGGCTCTGCCTCCCACGGTCCCGTAGCGATCGGCTGAGGGTGACGGCTGCTGCGCGAGATGCGCGCCTGGCCGAAACCAGCCATCGTCGAGGGAGCAGGCGCCTTTCGGCGGAGTCTGGCGGAGGCGCAGGCGGTCACGGACAAGGAGGCGGACCGAATGCAAGGAGGGCGATAGCGGCTGACAGGAGCCGCTGACGGGACCCGCTACCGGTACCCGTCGCGGTTGTGGACGCCGCCATTGATTGCCTCCCGGCCGCCGCCTCGGGCGACCGGGAGAAGAGCGCGCCGTCCTGGACCAGCGGTGAGGCTCGGATCAGCGGCGGTCGCGGCGGTCGTCCCGGCGGTCTCCACGGTCGTCCCGGCGGTCCTCGCGCCGGTCGCTGCGGCGACCGACTCCGTGGGCGACGACCGCTGCCGTGCCCACGACGGCCGCGGTGCGCGCCACGGGGGCGCCGATGACTCCGCGTCGTCCTCTGCGCATGGGTCCGAGGGGCATCTCATTCTCCTTCTTCGTCGGCTTCGATCGAGGCCAGGATGGCCTGGATCGGAATACGTCCGTTGGCGATGAGCTGGCCTCCCGAGCGGCGTGCGGCGGAGGCGAAGGGCCCCGCCCACACGTTCTCCCAGACCAGCACCCCGGCTGTCGTGCCGGGCTCCATGGCGGCGGCCAGGTTGACGACGTCCTCTTCGGCGAGCAGGCCGGCCAGCTTGGCCTCTGCGGCGCGCAGTTCACCGGCGTCCTCGAGGTCATCGACCTCCAGTACGTCCAGCTCGCCGTCTGACCCCTTCGTCAGGATGACCAGGTCCAAGACCCGGATGGTCCCCGAGGTGACCAGCTTGTCGAGCT
Above is a genomic segment from Streptomyces sp. NBC_01233 containing:
- a CDS encoding carboxylate-amine ligase translates to MQEVRATARLAPIAEEREVQDELLQAQIEVATPVCTTLEELGGHLLRLRHAVAFAAQANGCRIAISATAPVRDAVPVPITSTARYLKMQQEARMLVDEQLICGMHVHVGMPDRETGLAVLNRLRVWLPTLLAMSANGPLWDGRDTGFAGWRTIVFGRWPVSGPPPHFAGLADYEARADALVEPGVIPDRGQLYWQARLSERYPTIEVRCCDVQLEADDAVILAGVVRGLAATAVAAVGALITAGATTASALRGSVDPEGRSA
- the istA gene encoding IS21 family transposase; the encoded protein is MISVEDWAEIRRLHRAEHMPIRAIARHLGISKNTVKRALATDRPPVYQRPLKGSAVDAFEPAIRELLKQTPTMPATVIAERIGWERGLTILKERVRELRPSCLPVDPVSRTVYQPGELAQCDLWFPPVDIPLGYGQSGRPPVLVIVSGYSRVITARMLPSRQTGDLIDGHWRLLADGWGAVPKMLVWDNEAGIGKGRLTSEFAAFAGLLAVKVHLCRPRDPEAKGLVERANGYLETSFLPGRTFTGPDGFNTQLTAWLQIANRRQHRVIAARPVDRWEADRAAMLAIPPVTPPHWWRFHTRIGRDHYIRVDTNDYSVHPGAIGKRVMVRADNEEVTVIAGSDIVARHARCWAKHQSITDPDHAAAAQVLRGEVIHQRAARAAAARAAVLAPDSLGIEVEQRELGTYDRMFTLIEGGAGKEDT
- the istB gene encoding IS21-like element helper ATPase IstB, which encodes MTRTATKTTADKARTDGQATRTGRQTAADLAFLARALKAPALLDAAERLAERAQAESWTHTEYLVACLQREVSARDSHGGEGRIRAARFPAIKTIEELDLTHLRGLTRQQLAHLGTLDFIAAKENAVFLGPPGTGKTHLATGLAVRACQAGHRVAFATAAQWVDRLAAAHQTGRLQDELVKLGRYPLIVVDEVGYIPFEAEAANLFFQLVSNRYERASVIVTSNKPFGRWGETFGDETVAAAMIDRLVHHAEVHSLKGDSYRMRGRELGRIPTATDND
- a CDS encoding DUF6325 family protein translates to MTSTDTEELGPVDYLVVEFPPATSHFTGEMAAELDKLVTSGTIRVLDLVILTKGSDGELDVLEVDDLEDAGELRAAEAKLAGLLAEEDVVNLAAAMEPGTTAGVLVWENVWAGPFASAARRSGGQLIANGRIPIQAILASIEADEEGE